In the genome of Impatiens glandulifera chromosome 6, dImpGla2.1, whole genome shotgun sequence, the window CacatcaaaagaaaaaaaagattaaacaaCCTCTAAATATATCCAAGATCCAGAAAAGCtgaacaagaagatgaagaatcacTTCTTAAATCCccttaatttattctttattcaaataattaaccaaaatacaaataaaaaagtatttattctttataacattttaagatattaaataCTAAGGATATTCTACTTATTTGACTAAAATAACCAAACAAACTACTTTTTATTCAGCCAATAAAAAACAGAACAACAAGCTCTAAATATTTCCAAGATCCAAAAAAGTTGAACTCAGAAACTGAAGAATCACTTCTTACATGCACAATCTAAATCAATGTAGTTGAATTGACCAGttatttttggttatttaaCATGAGAAGCTCAAAGGAACACAAATTGATTTAGATATATCAAGTGAAACGATACAAGGcgagaaagaaaataatatttcagaTAGAAAACTTACTTTCATCCCTTTTAACCCCTGGAAGATATACACGAAATAAGTATGATTCTTCACATTCTCCAATATCAATGTGACCAATAACTCTCCCCATTTGTCCCATTACAGCAGTTCCAGTGAGCACGGTTCCACTTTTTGTTGCCTTTGCAATATTTTCCCACTCTTCCTGTGTCGGACGATTGGAAAGGAGTATCAAACCTGCTGAATCGCCTTTCTCCATTACTCCTCCGTTTGTTTCAGTCTGTAATGGAGCCACAAAACCGTTTGTTTCAGCATCACCATTACAAGATTCATTTCCATTTGCCTTCAACCACTGAAGACTTGGAGAAGGGCTCGCAGAAGGCAAAGAAACATCTAACATGTTCAACCAGCCCTTGTCGAAATTAATATCATCAAGCCCAGTCAGCCTTCTAAACCGCTCTACATCTCGAGGTTCTAAGTATGATAAATCTGGAGTATCTATCAAAACTATGTTTTTGAAGATCTTATAACGGCTTTTGTTCTTACACTGGGGATGAAGGCGGGGAGGGAAAAGATTGGGAAATTGAGGGTAACCAGAGAAAGTAAGGAGATTTCCTTGGAAGAACAGGTCTAACCAAGATGGTTTCATTATGAAGGATTGATCTGCTTGTTTGAGAATATGATAATAAATCCTCTCCAAATCTACCTTTTTCATGTGATTTTTTTCCAGTTGGTCAAAGGAATAAAGTGCTAATCCTTCAGCCCGTCTCTGCATGACAGACTTTCGAGGAATTTCTCCTTTGAGGTCAGGACCAAGGAAGGCACCCATGATGAATGATAGGAGAAAACATTGTTCATCAGTTGGCACAGATTGACTTGATTTGTTACCATTATCTGATGACTTGATAGCTTTAAGAAAACTAGCCATTCCAACTGTTAGACAAATCACGTCTGCAATgattaacaaaagaaaataaaatattaggagGAAGCAAATATGGATACAATTGGTTAGGCCATAAGTTCAACAACTAAATTGAGTTTACAACAtgtgaataagtttaataataatccaatagataaataaaaaaaattgcaacTAAGAAATCAGTAAAAACTAAATAGGCGAACTCAACTAGACTTAATTGGCGAAGAAATTTGATAGCCTGCATAAACAGTAAGTATCGAGAAATGCCAATTATTAAAATCTACAAGTCAGTTGATATTGTAGCCATAATAACATTTGGAACAAGAGATATCCTTTCCATGATGTGATACTAAATTGAGGAGAAACTATAGAGCTTGTTTGCTGTagaattatttgtaaaaaaaacgtgtttgaAGTAAAAAGTGGTTTAGTTGGGAAATGGCcaataatttaaatgatgaGATTGAAGAAGTGATGGTTGTTGATGAGATggtggtttatttgaaaaaaaaacaaattaaccaaatattccacatcaaacaagctctaaaatGTTTTACATCTGCAAATATACACACTCAGGCCATTAGTGAAGACACCAACATTTCCATGGAGAATCATGATTATTTGTGACAGAAGATTGAAATTCTTAGCATCATCaatcaattacaaatatttCCAAACTAAATTACTCCTCTGGCTAGACTTCTAACGGACAGAACACAGATGCTACTCCATTCAAAATAATATGCATT includes:
- the LOC124942759 gene encoding increased DNA methylation 2, with amino-acid sequence MASFLKAIKSSDNGNKSSQSVPTDEQCFLLSFIMGAFLGPDLKGEIPRKSVMQRRAEGLALYSFDQLEKNHMKKVDLERIYYHILKQADQSFIMKPSWLDLFFQGNLLTFSGYPQFPNLFPPRLHPQCKNKSRYKIFKNIVLIDTPDLSYLEPRDVERFRRLTGLDDINFDKGWLNMLDVSLPSASPSPSLQWLKANGNESCNGDAETNGFVAPLQTETNGGVMEKGDSAGLILLSNRPTQEEWENIAKATKSGTVLTGTAVMGQMGRVIGHIDIGECEESYLFRVYLPGVKRDEREFVCEVESDGKVMISGVTTVGEEIVHRNNMTFRMQTQNFCPIGHFAISFKLPGPVDPQQFSGNFGTDGILEGIVMKESSSQDSDE